A stretch of DNA from Juglans microcarpa x Juglans regia isolate MS1-56 chromosome 5D, Jm3101_v1.0, whole genome shotgun sequence:
GACACTTTTAGCATTCAAACAGAGTCTGCTGTATATACCATTAAACATTCGATCATAGCTAGTTATAGGTTGTCACTCTTGGCTTGGTTTGCTTGAGATCAATTCCCACTTATTTTTAGCATCACACTTGTTTGTGCAACAGGACTcccaatttataagattatgacacctaaaaattaaataaaatattattagaatattttttttaatattatttttattttagaatttgaaaaaattgaattatttattttattttgtgtgagaatttaaaaaaattataataattaaatgagaaattgaTATGACAATGATTGTGTGGTAAACGACAGAAATAAAGTGTAGAAGAGATGTTTGCATAAATCCTTCACAGAgataaaattcatttatgaATCATTCGTAGCAATAGATTTTCCTCAATACAAAGGTCACAAAATACTTGACATTTATAGACAATTCTCAATCAGTATTTCACATTCTTGGTGGACACCTCAGCACCGTGAGTCTTTTAGAACTATCTGCAATATTCCATCATGCAGAGTCTGTTAGACGTGCTACTGTCGTAGAGTGTGGTTGTTAGCATCTTGCTATGAAGCAATTATATGGTGAGTGTTGTTGCTGTTAGCATCTTGCCGTGAGACAATTATATAGTGAGCCTTAATAGCCCCCTCAACTTAAGCAGCATTGCACGGATTGTGAGGCTTGAGCAGAGAAAAGTGAATCTTGCTGTGGATAGGGGCTTAGTGAGAATATCAGCGATTTGGTCCTTGATTGAGACAAATGAGACTGAGAGTTTTTGTAGCAACATAGTCCCtcacaaaatgataatcaagATCAACATGTTTAGTTCTAGAGTGTAAACTGGATTAACAGAAAGATAGGTGGCACCAATATTATCAGTGAGAAAAATGCCTAATTCATTTAACAATGATTGTAACCATAAGATTTCACATGCAGTATTGGCCACAACTTTGTATTCGGCCTCTGTGGAGGATCGAGCTATGGTGGGCTACTTCTTAGAGCCTCATGAAATAAGACAAAATTCACCGGTCGATTTTCGATTATCGAGGCAGCCAACTCAATCAGCATCCAAGaaattataaagttttaaaGATGAATCAATAGAGAAGTAAAGTCCAAAGGTAGTGGTAAGTCAAAGATAACGTAAGATCCGCTTGACAGCTTGCCAATGAGGAACACAGGGACAGTGCATGTATTGGCAAACTTTATTTACAGCGAATGAGATATTAGGGTAGAGTGAAGGCAATGTATTGGAGGCTGCCTACAACGCTGCAATAGAGGTGAGGATCCTCAAAGGAAGATCCTTCGAGTGCAATGAGTTTGGCTGAAGTGGTCGTAGGAGTAGACAAGGGCTTCGAATTTAGCATGTTTTTCCTAGCTAATAGATCAGTAATGTAACATGTTTGTGACATGAACAGACTAGTAGAGCTATGAGTAACCTCAACACCtagaaaataataaagggtACCGAGATCTTTGACGGGAAAGGCAGATCGAAGAGCAGAGATAAAATCATTAATCAAATCAGGATTAGAAGTTGTAACGatgatatcatcaacataaattaaaacataaatggAGGCAAACGTAGTGGACAAAATAAACAAGGAGGAATCTGAAATTGAACTATGAAATCCTAAAGACAGCAATTTCAAACTCAGCTTTGAGAACCAAACCCTAAGAGCTTGTTTCAAATCATAGATTTACATAATTTACAAACATGCTGAGGAAAGTCTGATTCACAAACCCAGTTGGTTGACTCATGAGGACGTCCTCCTCCAGATCACCATGTAGGAAGGCATTTTGGATGTCTAGCTGATGAAGAGGCCAACGATGTGTAACGgtaatagaaataagaaattgaACTGTGACTGATTTGACAACGGCGTTGAAGGTCTCAGTGTAGTCAAGACCAGCTAGCTGATGAAAACCCTTAGCCAAAAGCCGAGCTTTGCAGCGTTCAAGGATTCCATCAACTCGTTGTTTGGTCATGAGAACCCACTTGGATCCCAGAATGTTAAGGTGCGGTGTAAATGGAACTAAATCCCAGATTTGATTGTGTAGGAGGGCTTGAAATTCACTAGACATTGCAGCACGccactgaaaatattttgaggCTTCTGTGTAGGAGAATGGTTCTTCAAGAACGAATTAAGATGAAGAGACCGTGAGTGAGGCCGACGGGTTTAAAGCGTATGCAGAGGAAGATGGCTCGTTGGGTTCCTGGATGAATGTAGAAAGGGAGGTCGTTCTGAGGGAGGCTAGGGTCTTGTGCCATCGAATCGGAGGAGTGGACATCAACTGTTAGTTTTGGAATGAGTGAGCATGGGATGGGTATTGAGGAGTGGTGTCGGAGAGCTAGTTGGTGAAGCCGAGGGGGAAGATGAAGTGCAGAGCTTAGGAGGGTTGGAGGATACGTGGTCTTGCGGCGCAGGGGAGGAGAAAGAGGACTGAAACTCGGGTAGGGTAGATGAAGTGAGCTGGAAGAGATATGAGGCGACGGTCTAGATAATGGGCTTTGGAGAGAGGACAGGCCCAGTAGTGAGGTGTATGGGTATCGAGAACGGAAAGGAAGGAAAGGTGGACTGATTGGTTGGGCTAGGTGTGGCAGCAAATGGAAAACATTGTTCATTGAAATGCACATCACGAGTAATATAAGTCCGGTCCGATGGGATGTGAAGACAATTGTAGCCTTTATTGTTTGGACTATAGCCTATAAAAACACAAAGTTGAGAACGAAACTCCAtcttatgaaaattaaaaggcCTTAAATTGGGCCAACAAACTGaaccaaaaattctcaaaaaagaGTAATCTAGAGGATGGTGAAATAAAGATTGGAATGAAGAAATATTGTGTAAGACAGGTGTGGGCATGCGGTTAATGATAAATACCGCAGTCAGAAATGCTTCAACCCAATATTTATAAGGAACAAAGAAATGAGCAAGGAGAGAGAGACCAGTTCCAACAATGTGATGGTGACGTCGCTCAACACTACCATTTTGTGCTTGTGAGTAAGGACATGTAATTCGATGTGAGAttccaaaattttgaagtaaAATGGAGTGGTCGAAACTCTCATTCCCAATCCATTTGAATGGAAATGACATTGGATGAAAAAGTAACTTACATAACGAAGAAAAGCAAGAAATATAGTAGAGACATCAGACTTAGCAcgcaaaagaaaaaactatatatattttgaaaattcatCTACAATGGAGAGATAAAGCCTAGAACTATTGGAGGACAGCATAGACTACGATCCCCAAACAtcaagaaataaaagttgaaatggAGTATGTGAACAAAATGACGAGGGAGGGTGAGGAAGCGCATGAGACTTGGCTTGGGCGCAAGCAGCACAAAAGGAGAGGGTAGTTTTGTTATGAATGGGtaattgatatttttgtataGTGAGTGCAGTATTGTAAGGAGAGGGGTGACCTAATCGATAATGTCAAGTTGAGAAGAAGTTCTTTCACCAATGAAGGCTTGATGTGGTGGTTGTGTAAGAGAGGAAATAATCGAGGCCTCGGCATCAGATGAAAGAACATAAAGGTCTTTCCTAACGGAACCCTGAAGAAGCACCTCTCGAGTATGCAGatctgtcacaaaaaaaaaacagaagagtgaaactacaaaaatatagaattatCCAAACAAAATTGACAAATAGATAATAAATTGCACGCAATTAAAGGAACATGAAAAAGATTGCAAAGAAGAAATTTGTCAGAAGGTGTGTTAAGATGAGCGAAGCCAATACTTTAAATGGGAAGTGTGGAACTGTCTCCAATGTTCACTTGATCAAGACCTTGATAAGGGGAAGAATCTAAATTAAGATTAGAAAAGTCAGCGGTGAAGTGATTGGTGGTGGCAGTATCAAGAAACGAGTTGGTGTAAAGGATAGATGAAGATGGAATAGCAGTGTAATGAGCTTGAAGAGACGTAGGGGTTTAGGACTAATACGAGTGATTAAAACGATGATAACACGACAAAGTCGTGTGACTGGGTTTGTGACAAACCTGACACGTGGGTCTGGAAGAAGAGGAGTTGGGAAGAAGGCGCGCGCGACCAAAGCCTCTACCATGCCTAAACCCAGGGCCATGACTTCTAAAGGATGGAGAGAAGGAATGTGAGGGGGTAGTGACATGACAATGGTGTTAGCGACAAGTGGAGTATTGGAGAGAAGGGAAGAGGTCTAATGAGCTAATCTGAATTCATGATTGAGAAGATAGCTGAAAATTTGAGAATAAGAAATGGGATCTTGCCGAGTGGTGATGGAGGTAACTAAGGATTCGTAATCTTACCCAAGACCAGCAAGAAGATAGATGGTAAATTCATAAGGGGAGAGTGGCTGTTTAGCAGCACTAAGGGAGCTTGTTAGGGCTTTGGCTTTGTGAAAATAATCAGTGATAGACTATGATCCTTTCTTTAAGGTAGCTAATTGatactagatttgcataatATGGACTGATGTTTGAGCTGAAAAAAGACTATCGAGAGTTGTCCATACCTCGTGTGACGTAGAACGTTCAAGAACTTAGGACAAAACCGTGTCTGTAAGAGAAGAATTTATGGCCGAGAGAATGAACTGATCTAGGAGAACCCATTTCTGGTGGTTGGGATTTTTTTCACCGTCCACGGTGGGAGGTGGCATGGGTATGGAACCATCTACATAACCTATGAGTTGATGACCTTTGAAGAATGGAAGGATTTGAGCTTTCCAAATGAGATAGTTGTCAATGTTGAGTTTTATTGTAACAAGATGGGTGGCCAAATTGATAATGGTGGGGGTGACGGACGGTGGTAAGGTTTTGTCTGGTTCCATGATTAATTGGATGAAGAATTGGGCGTGAGTCCTTTTTATGGCTTTGATGCCATGCTAAACGACGAAAATAAAGTGTACAAGAGATGTTTGCATAAATGCTTCACAGAGATAAAATTTCTGTATGAATACATTCATAGCAATAAATTTTCCTCAATACAAAAGTCTGAAAATACTTGACATTTGTAGACAATTCTCAATCAGTATTTCACATTCTTGGTGGACACCTCAGCATTGTGAGTCTTCTAGAACTATCTGCAATATTTCATCATGCAAAGTCTGTTAGACGTGTTGCTGCCTTGGAGTGTGGCTGTTAGCATCTTGCTATGAAGCAGTTATATGGTGAGTGCTACTGCCATTAGCATCTTGATGTGAGGCAGTTATATGGTGAACCTTAatattgtgaaaacaaatgagaccttaATTAATTATGGCGGCATCTAAATTAGCAAGCTACTATGTGGGTAAAACAGGAAGGAGAAATTGAGCATGAAGAACTTGCAATTGTCCAGGCATGCTAAAATCATGAGCTGTAAAAGAGGAGAAGCAACTGCTCTTTGTCTGAATTTGAGAGTcaaaagaagataaatagacACATGAAGTGAGCTCTACatattatttgataattaatgCCCAAAAAATCTATAAGGACATGAATGATAAATCTTGTGCGATTCACTTTACGTGTCTATATCTAGTTCATGAACTCTCTTATTCATATAAGAATTATTTAAATGACGATCTTTCCATTTCCGGCAGCTGAAAACCGGAAAGAGGATGGGCGATCATGCTAAAGGACGACTAATTGAGCAATTTAACACAATCTGTGGCCTGAATATTGGCAATATTGCGCCCACCATTTGACACAGATCTCAGGATGAACAGCTGATAACACGCTTCAAATTCCTCTTCGTTGGATTGAAAAACATGGCAGAGTTCATTCTTGCAGATATCAAAAGCCTCACCGCCAAAACCCATTTGTTTCATCACACGCAACGTTACGGCAACAGCAACTACGGATGGCCCATAATGCACAAATCTAAAATCATGGAGCACCTGAGAAAGGACAAAATGCTCAAACAGTGCAGAGAACTCCACCTGATGCTTGTGATCTGCCAAAGGAACCATTTCGATTATGTAGCTCAGGAAAGAAAGTGGGATAACCGGATTCATCTTCCAATCTAGCAGAGACAGAACCAAAAGCTCCATTCTTTGGATTGATTTCGGCGTAAATGCGTAGTACTTTGATTTGTCAACCTGTAGTCACCATATAATGGTACTTAATTTCTTCCAATTACCCTTTCCATGGAGTTGCAAAATCATGTAAAAGAAGCGAGCAGTACTAAAAGGAAGACCAGATCATAAAAAATAGAGATGGTTGATTAATTTGAAGTTAGAGATTTATAAACATACTTGGAGATCAAGGAGAGGAGGAACGTGGGTCTCCTCCACTTTGGCTGCTAAAGTAAGACAGGCTGTAGCAACCAACTGCACCATCCATGGCTTCATGGGCAATTCCCTGCAGAGCTTCAGACTGGGTAGAAAACGATCCAGATAGTTAACAGCTAAAACCACCGTGAAGGCAGAGAAAGAATGGTAAGAATTAGCATCCAAAATCCAGTGTACAGCCTCTTGACGAGCATGAGAGGCGATTAGAGACAGATCATGATCATCCACTTGCAAGCCGTAGCAGCAGCCAAAAAGCTTCGTATGCTCCTCGTGTTCCTTAGATAACAGGATACGGAGCCAACATTCCTTCTCAAGCTCTTCCAGTTCCACTCGGTATTGTGGCAAAGGAGTAGGCCGAACTGATGCGGCTAGTACTACGGGTACATGAGTGCTACCCTTATTATTCTGCGTTCTTATTAGGGGCTGCTCAACAGCACTCCAGTAATCTTCGTCGCAGGAAAGGTCGTTGACGTGAGTGTGATCAGGGTTTTGTTCTTCTTCCGCCATAGCTTAAATTTTCTCTACATTCCAAAGAGAAGAAGCCTGTAAATCCGTATTTGACTGCCTCCTATATCTCCCTGCCTCTGATCCAGTACTACAGCCTTAATTTCTAGTACCAACCATCTTCAAAATGTCTCCACTTCCAATAGGTTTGATATCATTAATTAATCCGGAAGGATCTTATGCACACTAATTAATCATGCtagctatattttattaaatcaatGAAAATACGTACCAGAGATGGATCGATCTGGACTACTTCTGCGGCCTATCTTTtgttaacttattttaatttttcagagTACTGTCTGAGAGTCCCAATAACCTATAAAAATCTTTGTTAAATTTCACCTACCATATTaaatcacagagagagagagatcagatgaAAAAACTAAACTACCATAGATAGCTGTTGACTTGGGCAGATCTTAAAAACCAGCTAGACAAGTCAACATGCATGGAATTTGTCCCACTTGTATCCTTATTTATTAAGTGAGATCcctttaaaattaagaaaacgaagagtaattctatatataattataaattatcatctaatcattgcgtaatcgttttgaaaaagataaataaaatataatatcatacgaaaaaaaattaactttttaatagtgaatcttatccttttttaaaatgattacgtgacgtttatgtattttacaattatacgtaaaattactctttattttactCTTTATTAAATGGGATCcctttaaaataaagataacgAAAGAGAGACATGAGTGCAaaggctagctagctgcatTGGTTGATCATGTTTTTGTTGACAAAATAAGAGCATATTTGCAGAGAGGTTAATCTACTTCCACTGGCATGCATGCAGGGTTTATTATTATAACATGAAGTTTTATTAGTACAAGTAAGTTTGTATATCAATCTGCGTGTTAATATTGttgtttttatattctaaatttaaattaatattattttcaataaaatttattttctgattaattatattgaataaatgtgtatattaattcataaaatcacttacatttatatttttactataaCATTGCGAGTATAAAATGGTAGTGAAAGGACTATTGGAAGTAAGGTGAAAACTGCTCACGGATGACAGAAACTACTTCCTAATTTTCTAGGGAACAGATCACATTAATTACGTGCCATGATTATGTCATCTGCATGACGGAATCTTAACAATCCAATCTATAGTACATTAGAACAGCGCATACATTTATGAccttcatgtgtttttttatctACTACTTACTAAGGGAATCTTTTCGagcaagaaaaattttatttataattttcacaacatatttagtaaatgtttatataatatgtttggtttaaaatttaaattttataaattaaaatgagtagATAATGTGTTCTATATATCGATTTAAAAATAGAACAAttctttgaataataaaatcgctggtaaaaaaaaaatggtgaaggCCTGTTCATATCCTCCGCTTATCTTTTGCAGAGTGCTGGAGAAGTTCACTGTTCCATCCTTCTCAAACtgcttttggttttttttttttttttgagaaaaaaaagaaaacagaaaatcattatatttcgaatttttaaaattctagtaAAAAAActagcaaaaaaaaattttatactgtgttttctttttgagtAATGCAACATACAATTTTAGAGTATGCAAACGTCGtgcaatcaatttaaaaaagagtaaagttcactgttaaaaaattaattatttttgcatgtgagtcatatttattcattttttttcaaaaaaattgtacaGTATTTATTTACTCTACAATTGcaaataacatttctctttctttaccATATATGACTGAATGAGAGATGAACTTACCAATGAGGAGAATTCAATGTGCCTAGCTCTTAAGGTCttagatcttaaaaaaaaaaaaaaagaaaaaaaaaagtcttaggtctcgtttgttttcataactcatctcaactcatccatttcatctaattattgtaactttttcaaaagtttttacaaaataaaataaacaattcaactttttcaaatctcaaaataaaaataatattaaaaatatatattctaacaatattttattcaacttttaactttaatctcaattcatatcatcttatattattagcgAAAACAAAAGAGGCCTTAGATTGAGAGTTCGTAGAATGTCATGACAAGGAAGACGAAGTAAGAATGGAAAGAATTAGTAGAACTTTGTAATTCGGATAATATCACACGTACATTTGacagtaatttaaataaatatgatcccatttaagaaagttttatttttcgATACAATAGTCACGAGCTGGCTACGTATGATAAGCCtcaatttaagattttttttttttttccttacaaaGAAAtacttcttttcttattttgattgtgattttagttttgattttggtCGAATTTATGACAGGTACATGTTTAATTCGTGCTTTGATTCATGCTTTGTGGTCTTAgcctgcatttggatgttgaactgagttgagttgaattaagttgagatgataaaatattattaaaatattattttttaatattattattattttgtgatttgaaaaagttgaatttttattatattttatattaaaatttgaaaaaattataatgataagttcaGATGAGTTTACGAAACAAATGAAGCCCTTAACTAAGATAAGAGTTGTTTtctataaaattcttttaaatttgttttttttacacAAGGAGATGGGGTTTCCAAACCTAAGtttttcatttgaagaactGGATCATATGCTATCAGGCGAGTATCTGACTCTTGGccctttaaatttttattccaACTTGAGAATTGAGCCATCATTTCTATAGGATTCATTATAATGGGATATTTTCCTAACAAATATTCTATGAATGTTCCTCATAGGAAATTTCATGACTTGGACGCAAAACAAGCAACCCAAATTGCCCCACGTTTTTGCAATATTACTATATATGAGATGACAATAACGGTAATATTTGTTTTGgattattcttaggaatattTGTTATAACTAAACTCATCATGTTTGGAAATATATGATTAGGAATCAGATCATCATGGGATTTTTGGTTACGATATTCccatatttgatttatttctaAGCATCCCCACATCAAGTACGTAGTAATCATTAACAAGATATTACAAACAAAATCTAGATATTCAAGGACATCTGATTTACTGAAATGCAGCCAAACAGAACAAATAATATTTCACCGGATAAGGTGggaatgcatgcatgggatTGTACGTTCTCATTGCATGCAGTTATGGAAGAAGTAAATGGCATAGAGATTTTCTCCCAAGTATATAGAACAACTGGGAATGGGTCTGATCAATGTTCCCTAATATAGCTCCCAGAATCATGTCGAATTTTACTGTTCCAAGTAAAACTAGCAGCTTTTGTTCTTTATTCCTTCTAATAATCCGTTACCACATTGCAGAgattttatcatcaaagggaaTCTTTTCCGGTGCTGGACTCTACTTCTCACATtctgttttcttcatttataaTCGGACGACCATTTTCTTTGACCATTTCGTATATATAATCCCTTGGGAACAGAGTGTGAGTGTTCTTTCTCATACATGAGATAGAGCTCATCACTCTTGCTACTCTTCGTTTCCTAATTTCCTCTATGATATGATCCTAAAAGAGCAAAACAAAATGTGGTTTTCAAAGCTTTCAGTTTTCTTCCTtctgtttatcatttttcctaCGTTCCAAACACCTGCTTTTGCAGTAGAAAATGTAAGCATTATGAGTTTCAAGCTCAGGGATTTGAATCACTTGTACCTCTCTGCAGCTTcaagttctctcttttttgctTTCTCGATCTGCATGATCATAAAACtaacttcttttcttcttgtttgtaatggaATAGTCTTATATAGTGTACTTGGGGTCCCATGCACACGGTCCTCAAGTTTCCAAAGCTGATCTTGATCGGGTGACTGATTATCATTATGAATTCCTTGGAACATTCCTGGGAAGGTATGCAACTTGGTATCTTGTATGTCAATGATGTtctattgagaaatgatatttgcagtcataccGTGCgcaaatctattattaaaaaaattaatattttaataatggattctattctttttctaaaGAAGTGCAcggtacttgcacaatttatgattatatttagcattattcttttCTATTTATAGGAGTCATGTACAATCGTTAAAAAGTTGATAGTTTActtaatttatatgatatgaacGCATTATACGAGCCTAAGGTttatatgattttctatttCGTTTGTTTCGTTTTTCATAGAGAAATTATTTAAccataaagagatttcataaaaataaattcacaaattgatttagtacattagattataaaactatttttattgtaaactatattttattatgagtttacttttgtgaaatctttttataacggtaacacttctcttttttttaatatattataaagcgTAAACCAATGGGTTTGATTCGCTTTCAATTTGCAGTCAGGAGAGGGCCAAGAATGCAGTTATCTACTCATTCAACAGATATATCAACGGTTTTGTTGCCAACCTTGACGAGGAAGAGGCAGCTGAAATCGCGGGTAAGATCACAGAACATATT
This window harbors:
- the LOC121266081 gene encoding cyclin-D3-3-like — translated: MAEEEQNPDHTHVNDLSCDEDYWSAVEQPLIRTQNNKGSTHVPVVLAASVRPTPLPQYRVELEELEKECWLRILLSKEHEEHTKLFGCCYGLQVDDHDLSLIASHARQEAVHWILDANSYHSFSAFTVVLAVNYLDRFLPSLKLCRELPMKPWMVQLVATACLTLAAKVEETHVPPLLDLQVDKSKYYAFTPKSIQRMELLVLSLLDWKMNPVIPLSFLSYIIEMVPLADHKHQVEFSALFEHFVLSQVLHDFRFVHYGPSVVAVAVTLRVMKQMGFGGEAFDICKNELCHVFQSNEEEFEACYQLFILRSVSNGGRNIANIQATDCVKLLN